In Moorella sp. Hama-1, a single genomic region encodes these proteins:
- a CDS encoding L,D-transpeptidase family protein, whose protein sequence is MYPKYYLPLFLALFLLLGTPALARESCPCIDNSSRVLELTNPPLTGLDVSDLQLRLAQLGFYFGPWNGIFNEATHRAVVNFQREHHLPPVGRVDQATWQELARGVRVASSDSGPPPPGKQLKIIVDTERLVLSLLVDGQVFREYPIAIGKYDSPSPVGEWKIVDKAYESGGAFGTRWMGLNVPWGNYGIHGTNRPWSIGWAASAGCFRMYNEDIETIYPWIPVGTPVVVKGPYTLPTGPLKPGQGSPEVLTLQARLREKGFYLFGPADGDYGLMTELAVKEFQLYHGLQATGVADARTLRALGFDVSLENPEASAH, encoded by the coding sequence ATGTACCCGAAGTATTACCTACCCCTTTTCCTGGCCCTTTTTTTACTCCTGGGAACGCCGGCCCTAGCCCGCGAGTCCTGCCCCTGTATAGACAATAGTTCCCGGGTCCTGGAGCTTACCAATCCCCCCCTCACGGGGCTGGATGTCAGCGATCTCCAGCTGCGCCTGGCCCAGCTTGGGTTTTACTTCGGTCCCTGGAACGGTATTTTTAACGAAGCTACCCACCGGGCCGTAGTCAATTTTCAACGGGAACATCACTTGCCCCCCGTGGGCCGGGTCGACCAGGCCACCTGGCAGGAACTGGCCCGGGGGGTAAGAGTCGCCTCCTCTGATTCCGGGCCCCCACCCCCGGGGAAACAGCTGAAGATCATCGTGGATACTGAACGCCTGGTACTATCCCTTTTGGTAGACGGTCAGGTGTTCCGCGAATACCCAATAGCCATAGGCAAGTATGATAGCCCTTCACCCGTGGGGGAATGGAAGATCGTCGATAAGGCCTATGAATCCGGGGGGGCCTTTGGCACCCGCTGGATGGGCCTCAACGTCCCCTGGGGCAACTACGGTATCCACGGCACCAACCGTCCCTGGTCTATCGGCTGGGCGGCCTCGGCCGGTTGTTTCCGTATGTACAATGAAGATATTGAAACCATCTACCCCTGGATCCCGGTAGGGACCCCGGTGGTAGTTAAAGGGCCCTATACTTTGCCCACCGGTCCCCTGAAACCCGGCCAGGGCTCTCCGGAGGTCCTCACCCTGCAGGCCCGCCTGCGGGAAAAGGGCTTCTACCTCTTCGGGCCTGCTGATGGTGACTACGGCCTGATGACCGAGCTGGCCGTTAAGGAGTTCCAGCTCTACCACGGCCTCCAGGCTACCGGGGTGGCTGATGCCCGGACCCTGCGGGCCTTGGGTTTTGATGTATCCCTGGAGAACCCTGAGGCTTCCGCTCACTGA
- a CDS encoding ABC transporter ATP-binding protein yields MIQVTGVSCVYVNNGTEVPALVDISLAVPAGQICVLIGPSGCGKTTLLYLLAGLLKPTRGEIQINGALVTRPRRQTAIILQDYGLLPWKTVWKNAALGLELRGCPRRQQQRLLEPLLAALGLAGLEQRYPAQLSGGQKQRVAIARALSLEPDTLLMDEPFSALDALTREGLQQTLVDIHRQRRLTTVLVTHNIEEAVFLGQQIVVLTAAPGRLKAVLENPEAGTPDYRFSETFHRNCSRLRQLLGK; encoded by the coding sequence GTGATCCAGGTTACCGGCGTTTCCTGTGTTTATGTTAACAACGGTACAGAGGTGCCGGCCCTGGTGGATATTAGCCTTGCCGTACCTGCCGGGCAAATCTGCGTCCTGATTGGGCCCTCGGGTTGCGGCAAAACGACCCTGCTCTACCTGCTGGCCGGGTTATTGAAACCCACCCGGGGGGAGATCCAGATTAACGGCGCCCTGGTAACCCGGCCGCGCCGGCAGACGGCCATTATCCTCCAGGATTACGGCCTCCTGCCCTGGAAAACGGTCTGGAAAAACGCCGCCCTGGGCCTGGAACTGCGGGGCTGCCCCCGGAGGCAGCAGCAAAGGCTCCTCGAACCCCTGCTGGCGGCCCTGGGCCTGGCCGGCCTGGAGCAGCGTTACCCGGCCCAGCTGAGTGGCGGCCAGAAGCAGCGGGTGGCCATCGCCCGGGCCCTCTCCCTGGAGCCTGATACCCTCTTGATGGACGAGCCTTTTTCAGCCCTCGATGCCCTGACCCGGGAAGGCCTGCAGCAGACCCTGGTGGATATCCACCGGCAGCGCCGGCTGACGACAGTTCTGGTTACCCATAATATCGAAGAGGCTGTCTTCCTGGGGCAGCAGATTGTAGTCCTGACGGCCGCCCCGGGGCGCCTCAAGGCCGTCCTGGAGAACCCGGAAGCCGGTACCCCGGACTACCGCTTTTCTGAAACCTTTCACCGTAATTGCTCCCGGCTACGCCAACTCCTCGGAAAATAG
- a CDS encoding UbiA-like polyprenyltransferase — protein sequence MAWRKFRIFLEMIKFEHTIFALPFAYLGAFIAAGGHPTPSQLGWITLAMLGARTAAMSLNRLIDRHLDALNPRTANRALPRGLISVAEVWLYTLLSFGLLFFAATRLNWLCVELMPIAVLVLVLYSYTKRWTWACHLFLGLADALAPVGAWVAIRAAIDLPSVILGLGMGSWVAGFDIIYACQDYDFDCRYGVHSIPVRFGKERALVIARYLHAFSIIMLVGLGFLTHLSWLYFLGVLLAAAILVHEHRLVAPEDLSRLNLAFLNMNGYLSVLMFVFTLLALTLK from the coding sequence ATGGCCTGGCGTAAGTTCAGGATCTTTCTCGAGATGATTAAATTTGAGCATACCATCTTCGCCCTGCCCTTTGCCTACCTGGGGGCCTTTATCGCCGCGGGCGGCCACCCGACACCGTCCCAGCTGGGGTGGATAACCCTGGCCATGCTTGGGGCGCGCACTGCGGCCATGTCCCTGAACCGGCTGATTGACCGCCACCTCGACGCCCTCAATCCCCGCACCGCCAACCGGGCCCTGCCCCGGGGACTTATATCTGTTGCCGAGGTCTGGCTCTATACCCTCCTTTCCTTTGGCCTGCTCTTTTTTGCCGCCACCCGCCTGAACTGGCTTTGTGTGGAGTTAATGCCCATTGCCGTCCTGGTCCTGGTTCTCTACTCTTATACCAAGCGCTGGACCTGGGCCTGCCACCTGTTCCTGGGGCTGGCCGACGCCCTGGCGCCGGTGGGGGCCTGGGTAGCCATCCGGGCGGCCATTGACCTGCCGTCCGTTATCCTGGGTCTGGGGATGGGGAGCTGGGTGGCTGGTTTTGATATTATCTATGCCTGCCAGGATTATGATTTCGATTGCCGCTACGGTGTCCATTCCATACCGGTCCGTTTCGGTAAGGAGCGGGCCCTGGTCATTGCCCGCTACCTGCACGCCTTCTCGATTATAATGCTGGTCGGCCTGGGTTTCCTTACCCACCTGAGCTGGCTGTACTTCCTGGGCGTTCTGCTGGCCGCAGCAATCCTGGTCCATGAACATCGCCTGGTAGCACCGGAAGACCTCTCACGCCTCAACCTGGCCTTCTTAAATATGAACGGCTATTTAAGCGTGCTGATGTTTGTCTTTACCCTGCTGGCTTTAACCCTTAAATAA
- a CDS encoding DMT family transporter yields the protein MWLALFIALVAGVAMAFQGSLNSALAKITGLLQATLIVHFTATLVVALLLFFPLGGSHPGRIWHCPWYLWLGGLIGVIITYGVVASIPRVGVALATTAIIVGQVTAALVIDHFGFFGLDKIPFTWWKAAGLVLLATGARLMLN from the coding sequence ATGTGGTTGGCCCTTTTTATCGCCCTGGTCGCCGGCGTTGCCATGGCCTTCCAGGGTTCTTTGAATTCGGCCCTGGCCAAAATCACCGGCCTCCTCCAGGCCACCCTGATTGTCCATTTTACTGCTACCCTGGTAGTGGCGCTCCTCCTCTTCTTTCCCCTGGGCGGTAGTCACCCGGGCCGGATCTGGCACTGCCCCTGGTACCTCTGGCTGGGCGGCCTGATCGGGGTAATTATCACCTACGGGGTGGTGGCCAGCATCCCCAGGGTTGGTGTCGCCCTGGCCACCACAGCCATTATCGTCGGCCAGGTAACCGCAGCCCTGGTAATCGATCACTTCGGGTTCTTCGGCCTGGATAAGATACCCTTTACCTGGTGGAAGGCCGCCGGCCTGGTCCTCCTGGCCACCGGCGCCCGCCTGATGTTAAATTAG
- a CDS encoding UbiX family flavin prenyltransferase codes for MKIVVAVTGATGAVYAVRLLEALKGAGTEVHLVLSRWAGETLRLETGLTATALEELATCCYQENDLAAPVASGSFPHQGMVVVPCSMKTLAGIAHGYAANLIMRAADVTIKEGRKLILVPRETPLSAIHLENMLTMARLGAVIMPPMPAFYYRPQTVDDVVNHLVARILDHLGLEQDLVPRWGLPRK; via the coding sequence ATGAAAATAGTTGTCGCCGTTACCGGCGCCACCGGTGCCGTCTACGCCGTGCGGCTTCTGGAGGCCCTAAAAGGGGCCGGTACCGAGGTCCACCTGGTTTTAAGCCGCTGGGCCGGCGAGACCCTGCGCCTGGAAACTGGTTTGACCGCCACCGCCCTGGAGGAACTGGCTACCTGCTGCTACCAGGAGAACGACCTGGCTGCGCCGGTGGCCAGCGGTTCCTTCCCCCACCAGGGGATGGTGGTTGTCCCCTGCAGCATGAAGACCCTGGCCGGCATTGCCCACGGTTATGCCGCCAACCTGATCATGCGGGCGGCTGATGTTACTATCAAGGAGGGGCGCAAGCTGATCCTGGTACCCCGGGAGACGCCCTTAAGCGCCATCCACCTGGAGAACATGTTAACCATGGCTCGCCTGGGAGCAGTAATTATGCCCCCCATGCCGGCTTTTTACTACCGGCCCCAAACCGTCGACGACGTAGTCAACCATCTGGTGGCCCGGATCCTGGACCACCTGGGCCTGGAGCAGGATCTGGTACCCCGCTGGGGCCTACCCCGAAAATAG
- a CDS encoding S1 RNA-binding domain-containing protein, with protein MSITVGTVLEGVVSGITRFGAFVELPGGVTGLVHISEVADTYVKDVNDYIKEKDRVKVKVINIDEKGKIGLSIKRANPDYVERRGPRHGRQLSSASFEDKLARFMKESDERIQDLKRHTDSKRGGRGSRY; from the coding sequence ATGTCCATCACTGTGGGCACTGTTTTGGAAGGGGTGGTCAGCGGGATCACCAGGTTCGGTGCCTTCGTGGAACTACCAGGCGGTGTGACGGGTCTGGTGCATATCTCCGAGGTTGCTGATACCTATGTGAAGGATGTCAATGACTATATTAAAGAAAAGGATCGGGTCAAGGTAAAGGTCATCAATATTGATGAGAAAGGCAAGATCGGCCTTTCCATTAAGCGCGCCAATCCTGATTATGTCGAGCGGCGCGGCCCACGTCACGGGCGCCAGTTATCCTCGGCTTCCTTTGAGGATAAACTGGCCCGCTTTATGAAGGAAAGTGACGAGCGCATCCAGGATTTAAAGCGGCATACAGATTCCAAACGGGGCGGCCGTGGTTCGCGGTATTGA
- a CDS encoding ABC transporter permease: protein MYKRRIVAYLGSILFLFGCWWLLARVINNPGLPGPGPALEGLARSWPELARHLYVSVYRVVVSLALALFLAVPLGLWAGRNRAVDSFLAPMVYLLYPIPKVALLPVAMVLLGIGDGAKMLIIFLVIFNQILITTRDAARKIPDQLLLSVASLGAGTASLFRQVILPACLPDIITASRVSLGSAISVLFLSETIAGNSGLGYFILDGLFRADYGAMFAGILTMAGMGLVLYILLHLCEYLLCPWQR from the coding sequence ATGTATAAACGCCGAATAGTCGCCTACCTGGGGTCCATTCTCTTTTTGTTTGGCTGCTGGTGGCTGCTGGCCCGGGTAATCAACAACCCGGGTTTGCCCGGGCCCGGGCCGGCCCTGGAGGGGCTGGCCCGTTCCTGGCCGGAGCTCGCCCGGCACCTTTACGTCAGTGTTTACCGGGTGGTAGTTAGCCTGGCCCTGGCCCTGTTTCTGGCTGTACCCCTGGGACTCTGGGCCGGCCGTAACCGGGCTGTTGACTCCTTCCTGGCCCCCATGGTTTACCTCCTCTACCCTATTCCCAAGGTGGCTTTACTGCCGGTGGCTATGGTCCTGCTGGGGATTGGGGATGGGGCCAAGATGCTCATTATTTTCCTGGTGATCTTTAACCAGATCCTGATTACCACCCGGGATGCGGCCCGTAAGATACCAGACCAGCTGTTGCTCTCCGTCGCCTCCCTAGGTGCCGGTACAGCCAGCCTCTTTCGCCAGGTCATCCTACCGGCCTGCCTGCCGGATATTATTACCGCCAGCCGCGTTTCCCTGGGCAGCGCCATTTCCGTCCTTTTTTTAAGCGAGACCATCGCCGGTAACAGCGGGCTGGGGTACTTTATCCTGGACGGTCTTTTCCGGGCCGATTACGGGGCCATGTTCGCCGGTATCCTGACCATGGCCGGCATGGGCCTGGTGTTATATATCCTGCTCCACCTCTGCGAATACCTCCTCTGCCCCTGGCAAAGGTAG
- a CDS encoding ABC transporter substrate-binding protein, with amino-acid sequence MKIKGLVLLLLLIFLVPAVAGCSNPAGSGSSKAEDLKLGLIPVEDNFPFFVAEKEGLFTKAGLKVELVPFNSARDRDLALQSGSIDGEVADIVATALLRKGGTPVKIASLTMGATPAEGRFALLAGPGANISSPGQLQGRTVGISENTIIEYVADGLLREGGVDPAAVQKLPVPQIPERLQLLLGGRLDAALLPDPFASLAAQKGARVILDDTQIKRNLSQVVLIFREEALQQKKPAIKKLLQVYTEAANLITRNPSAYRELFIEKARIPAELKDTYLAPHYSPPQLPRREEVAAVMDWMVAKKLLAAPYKYEELVDPDLVNPGGNNR; translated from the coding sequence TTGAAAATCAAGGGACTGGTACTACTCTTACTCCTTATCTTCCTCGTCCCCGCCGTGGCGGGCTGTAGCAACCCGGCGGGCAGCGGGAGCAGCAAAGCAGAGGACCTGAAGCTGGGGTTAATCCCGGTAGAGGATAACTTCCCCTTTTTTGTCGCCGAGAAGGAGGGCCTCTTTACCAAAGCCGGCTTGAAGGTGGAACTGGTACCCTTTAATAGTGCCCGGGATCGCGACCTGGCCCTGCAGTCCGGGAGTATCGACGGCGAGGTGGCCGATATTGTCGCTACGGCCCTGCTGCGTAAAGGTGGGACGCCGGTAAAGATCGCCTCCCTGACTATGGGGGCCACCCCGGCCGAGGGACGCTTCGCCCTCCTGGCCGGGCCCGGGGCCAATATCAGCTCCCCCGGCCAGCTCCAGGGCCGGACCGTCGGCATCTCGGAAAACACTATTATCGAATATGTAGCTGACGGCCTCCTGCGGGAAGGGGGGGTTGACCCCGCGGCCGTCCAGAAGCTCCCCGTACCCCAGATCCCGGAACGCCTTCAGCTCCTGCTGGGGGGCAGGCTGGACGCCGCCCTGCTGCCGGATCCCTTTGCTTCCCTGGCCGCCCAGAAGGGGGCCAGGGTGATCCTGGACGATACGCAGATCAAACGCAACCTCTCCCAGGTGGTACTTATCTTCCGGGAGGAAGCCCTCCAACAAAAGAAGCCGGCCATCAAGAAACTGCTTCAGGTATATACCGAAGCCGCCAATTTAATAACCCGGAACCCTTCAGCCTACCGGGAACTCTTTATTGAAAAAGCCAGGATACCAGCAGAACTCAAAGACACCTACCTGGCGCCCCATTACTCCCCGCCGCAATTGCCCCGGCGGGAGGAGGTAGCGGCAGTGATGGACTGGATGGTGGCTAAAAAGCTCCTGGCCGCACCCTATAAATACGAAGAATTGGTTGACCCGGATCTTGTTAACCCCGGTGGGAACAACCGGTGA
- a CDS encoding FtsB family cell division protein → MMSKVIRLPKGRRPWPQVVALVIVLYLLYSFGHLGLALYQTNLQMRDYENQKAALLQQNASLKQQIQELNSDSYIERVAREELGLVKPGERVIMPAQPGQVRPLKPPEPGHQFRD, encoded by the coding sequence ATGATGAGCAAGGTAATTCGCCTGCCTAAGGGCCGGCGGCCCTGGCCGCAGGTAGTGGCCCTGGTTATTGTTCTTTATCTTTTGTACTCCTTTGGCCATCTGGGCCTGGCCCTTTACCAGACCAACCTGCAGATGCGGGATTATGAAAACCAGAAGGCCGCCCTGCTGCAGCAAAACGCCAGCCTGAAGCAGCAGATACAGGAATTGAATAGCGATAGCTATATTGAAAGGGTGGCCCGGGAGGAACTGGGGCTGGTAAAACCCGGCGAGCGGGTGATTATGCCGGCTCAACCCGGCCAGGTACGGCCCCTTAAACCACCGGAGCCGGGCCATCAATTTCGCGATTAA
- a CDS encoding menaquinone biosynthesis decarboxylase, with translation MAHRDLQAYLAYLEANNLLHRVKVEVDPIFEIAAISDRVIKRGGPALLFERVKGSTLPVATNLFGSTELVKAALEVPELEEPARRLRALLDLPADPGGWLDKLRLLPRLAELGRYLPRRVKEAPCQEVRVEPPSLEELPVLQLWPGDGGRFLTLPLVFTHDPATGRRNAGMYRMQVFDAVTTGMHWHIHKDGAEHLRRSKGRLEVAVALGADPAVIYAATAPLPAGLDEMLLAGFLRREPVEMVPALTVDIAVPARAEIILEGYVDPGETRREGPFGDHTGYYSPADNYPVFHLTCLTRRRQAVYPATVVGPPPMEDAYLGKVTERLFLPLIQLQLPEVVDINFPPAGVFHNCVIVAIRKAYPGQARKVMHALWGMGQMMFTKLIIIVDADVDVHDPQEVSWRVLGNIDPRRDAVIIDGPVDILDHAAPHTGFGSKMGLDATRKLPEEGASRPWPEEARASREVLELIDRRWQEYGLA, from the coding sequence GTGGCTCATAGGGATTTACAAGCCTACCTGGCCTATTTAGAAGCCAACAACCTGCTGCACCGGGTTAAGGTCGAGGTCGACCCCATCTTTGAGATTGCCGCCATCAGTGACCGGGTAATCAAAAGGGGCGGCCCGGCCCTTCTCTTCGAGCGGGTGAAGGGTTCAACTCTGCCTGTGGCCACCAACCTCTTCGGCAGCACGGAACTGGTAAAGGCCGCCCTGGAAGTGCCGGAACTAGAGGAACCGGCCCGGCGCCTCCGGGCCCTTTTAGACCTGCCGGCCGATCCCGGCGGCTGGCTGGACAAACTGCGCCTCCTCCCCCGCCTGGCGGAACTCGGTCGCTACCTCCCCCGCCGGGTGAAGGAGGCTCCCTGCCAGGAAGTTAGGGTGGAACCTCCCTCCCTGGAGGAACTGCCGGTCCTGCAGCTCTGGCCGGGGGACGGCGGCCGTTTCCTGACCCTGCCCCTGGTCTTTACCCATGACCCCGCCACCGGTCGCCGGAATGCAGGCATGTATCGAATGCAGGTCTTTGACGCGGTCACCACCGGCATGCACTGGCATATCCACAAGGACGGGGCCGAACACCTGCGCCGCAGCAAGGGCCGCTTGGAGGTAGCCGTCGCCCTGGGCGCTGACCCGGCAGTCATCTATGCCGCTACCGCCCCTCTGCCTGCTGGCCTGGATGAAATGCTCCTGGCCGGTTTTTTACGCCGGGAACCGGTGGAGATGGTGCCGGCCCTGACGGTGGATATCGCGGTCCCGGCCCGGGCGGAAATTATCCTCGAGGGTTATGTCGACCCCGGTGAGACCCGCCGGGAAGGCCCCTTTGGCGACCACACCGGTTATTACTCGCCGGCGGATAATTACCCTGTATTTCACCTGACTTGCCTGACCCGGCGGCGGCAGGCGGTTTACCCGGCTACCGTGGTGGGGCCGCCGCCCATGGAGGACGCCTACCTGGGGAAAGTAACAGAACGCCTCTTCCTGCCCCTGATCCAGCTCCAGCTCCCGGAGGTGGTGGACATCAACTTCCCCCCTGCCGGGGTCTTCCATAACTGCGTCATTGTCGCCATCCGCAAGGCTTACCCCGGCCAGGCGCGTAAAGTCATGCACGCCCTCTGGGGGATGGGGCAAATGATGTTCACCAAGCTCATCATCATCGTCGATGCCGATGTGGACGTCCATGACCCGCAGGAGGTCTCCTGGCGCGTCCTTGGTAATATTGACCCCCGCCGGGATGCCGTTATTATTGACGGCCCGGTGGACATCCTGGATCACGCCGCTCCCCACACGGGTTTCGGCAGCAAGATGGGGCTGGACGCCACCCGGAAACTGCCGGAAGAGGGAGCCTCGCGGCCCTGGCCGGAGGAGGCCCGGGCCAGCCGGGAGGTCCTGGAACTTATCGACAGGAGGTGGCAGGAGTATGGCCTGGCGTAA
- the yabQ gene encoding spore cortex biosynthesis protein YabQ produces the protein MAAPLSMIPILDQWRLFLALAGAGMVLAFTYDCYRVGRYFWRPRYLTTLAGDALFWLVFTLLAFTLLMLINWGEVRAYTLLALGLGAVFYGLFFSQGTRRGLYAGGRLLGTVLASCRRLLKGTVLVILLPGRLAFNFLTLPFKPLGLIWRRWRRPGGPGGPGGPVDI, from the coding sequence GTGGCAGCGCCTCTTTCGATGATCCCGATCCTGGACCAGTGGCGATTATTCCTGGCCCTGGCCGGTGCGGGGATGGTCCTGGCTTTCACCTATGATTGCTACCGGGTGGGCCGTTACTTCTGGCGGCCACGGTACCTGACTACCCTGGCCGGCGATGCCCTGTTCTGGCTGGTATTCACCTTGCTGGCCTTTACCCTGCTAATGCTAATCAACTGGGGTGAGGTGCGGGCCTATACCCTCCTGGCCCTGGGCCTGGGGGCCGTCTTCTACGGCCTCTTTTTCAGCCAGGGCACCCGCCGCGGCCTCTATGCCGGCGGCCGGCTTCTGGGGACGGTGCTGGCTTCCTGCCGGCGGCTCCTCAAGGGGACGGTGCTGGTCATCCTCTTGCCCGGCCGCCTGGCCTTCAATTTTCTGACCCTGCCCTTCAAGCCCCTGGGCTTGATCTGGCGGCGCTGGCGGCGGCCTGGTGGCCCCGGCGGACCGGGAGGGCCGGTAGATATTTAA
- a CDS encoding phosphatase — MTLYAALDIGSNSVRLLLGEVAGERVTPRRAELRSTRLLAGATGGWLQEEPVRRTAAAVAELAGLARGYNPARTACIATSAAREARNPEILAAAVATGAGLNVNIIEGSTEARLAYQGALAGLTVPVANPLVIDIGGGSTEFSWQEGRELQFTSVRVGAVRVMEEGLDRETIATLLAPVLSRVRRSRPGLIIGTGGTFTTLAALELGLPSYQPDLVHGLVLTTGQVRDWRRRLAALPLEARRELPGLQPERADIIVPGVTILEIILAGLGAAAVQVSEADLLWGLLLALARGEQLE; from the coding sequence ATGACCCTTTATGCAGCCCTGGATATAGGCTCCAATTCGGTCCGTTTGCTGCTGGGCGAAGTTGCCGGAGAACGCGTTACGCCCCGCCGGGCCGAACTCCGCAGCACCCGGCTCCTGGCCGGGGCTACCGGGGGCTGGCTCCAGGAAGAGCCGGTCCGGCGGACGGCTGCAGCTGTGGCCGAACTGGCCGGCCTGGCCCGGGGATACAACCCGGCCAGGACGGCCTGCATTGCCACCAGCGCCGCCCGGGAGGCCCGCAATCCAGAAATTTTAGCGGCGGCAGTAGCGACAGGAGCCGGTTTGAATGTTAATATTATTGAGGGCTCTACCGAAGCCCGCCTGGCCTACCAGGGAGCCCTGGCCGGCCTGACCGTACCAGTCGCCAATCCCCTGGTTATTGACATTGGTGGTGGCAGCACGGAGTTCAGCTGGCAGGAGGGCAGGGAGCTCCAGTTTACCAGCGTTCGGGTAGGTGCCGTGCGGGTCATGGAAGAGGGCCTGGATAGGGAGACGATAGCAACCCTGCTCGCCCCGGTCCTTAGCCGGGTTCGCAGAAGCCGGCCGGGGCTAATTATCGGCACCGGCGGGACCTTTACCACCCTGGCGGCCCTGGAACTGGGGTTACCTTCCTACCAACCGGATCTGGTCCACGGCCTGGTACTGACTACCGGTCAGGTCCGGGACTGGCGGCGGCGCCTGGCGGCCTTGCCCCTGGAGGCCCGGCGGGAGTTGCCGGGCTTACAGCCGGAGCGGGCCGATATTATCGTCCCTGGAGTTACCATTCTCGAAATAATCCTGGCCGGGTTGGGAGCGGCAGCAGTGCAGGTCAGCGAGGCTGACCTCCTGTGGGGCCTGCTCCTGGCCCTGGCCCGAGGGGAGCAACTGGAATGA
- the yabP gene encoding sporulation protein YabP: MSDGQHQLTIINREKLVLSGVLQVLNYDEEEILLETTMGHLTIKGNGFNISTLSLETGNLEVSGRVNNLNYSEGKGARGKGLWQRLFR, from the coding sequence ATGAGTGACGGGCAACACCAGCTGACCATAATCAACCGGGAAAAACTGGTTTTAAGCGGCGTCCTCCAGGTGCTCAACTACGACGAAGAAGAGATCCTCCTGGAGACCACCATGGGCCACCTGACCATTAAGGGTAACGGTTTTAATATTAGCACCCTGAGCCTGGAGACCGGCAACCTGGAGGTCAGCGGCAGGGTGAACAATCTTAATTATAGCGAGGGGAAGGGCGCCAGGGGGAAGGGCTTGTGGCAGCGCCTCTTTCGATGA
- a CDS encoding sigma factor-like helix-turn-helix DNA-binding protein — protein MQIEIRGAEKLSFRERQVVALKEMGLGNEEVARRLGLSASSVATLYHRARTKGYQVVIVLPGETLGLFAGEDDEQGNSPA, from the coding sequence GTGCAAATTGAAATCCGGGGTGCGGAGAAACTAAGTTTCCGGGAACGCCAGGTAGTGGCCCTTAAAGAGATGGGACTGGGTAACGAAGAGGTTGCCCGGCGCCTGGGTCTGAGCGCCAGCAGTGTGGCCACCCTTTACCACCGGGCCCGGACCAAGGGTTACCAGGTGGTTATTGTCCTGCCCGGCGAAACCCTGGGGCTATTTGCGGGGGAAGATGATGAGCAAGGTAATTCGCCTGCCTAA